A stretch of Microbacterium sp. LWH3-1.2 DNA encodes these proteins:
- a CDS encoding Gfo/Idh/MocA family protein: MTTMTSPLRVALIGTGFMGRMHTQAWRTAPHFFDLPLAPERVLLVGHRADATAAAAARWEWPEHGVDWREAVERDDIDVIDICTPGDTHAEIALAALAAGKHVLCEKPLANSVAEAQEMTDAAAAASVRSGVVAMCGFSYRRTPALTLARQLIAEGRIGEIRHVRAQYLQDWLSDPDSPHTWRLDRDRAGSGALGDIGAHSVDTAQWLAGQAITAVSAIMRTFVTSRPRRSAVEGLGGVAADTSDRLPVTVDDAAAFTARFDGGALGVFEATRMATGRRNANRIEINGDRGAIAFDFERMNELEVYDAAADVAQGFRRVQATEAQHPYAGAWWPAGHGLGYEHLFAHQAVDFVRAVAGEIPVSPSFADATQVQRVLAAVEQSAAHDSILTPVAATAFRLASSLNERDEASSLNERDEEGTPA, encoded by the coding sequence ATGACGACGATGACATCGCCGCTGCGGGTCGCGCTGATCGGCACCGGCTTCATGGGCCGCATGCACACGCAAGCCTGGCGCACGGCGCCGCACTTCTTCGACCTCCCGCTCGCGCCGGAGCGCGTGCTCCTCGTCGGCCACCGCGCCGACGCGACGGCCGCGGCGGCCGCGCGCTGGGAGTGGCCGGAGCACGGGGTCGACTGGCGCGAAGCCGTCGAGCGCGACGACATCGACGTGATCGACATCTGCACGCCCGGCGACACCCACGCCGAGATCGCGCTCGCGGCACTCGCCGCCGGCAAGCACGTGCTGTGCGAGAAGCCGCTCGCGAACTCGGTCGCCGAAGCGCAGGAGATGACGGATGCTGCGGCCGCAGCATCCGTCCGGTCCGGCGTCGTCGCGATGTGCGGCTTCAGCTACCGCCGCACGCCGGCGCTGACACTCGCCCGCCAGCTCATCGCGGAAGGGCGCATCGGTGAGATCCGCCACGTGCGCGCGCAGTACCTGCAGGACTGGCTGAGCGACCCCGATTCGCCCCACACGTGGCGCCTCGACCGTGACCGCGCCGGCTCGGGCGCCCTCGGCGACATCGGCGCGCACAGCGTCGACACCGCGCAATGGCTCGCGGGCCAGGCGATCACCGCCGTCTCGGCCATCATGCGCACGTTCGTCACCTCGCGTCCCCGCCGCTCCGCGGTCGAGGGGCTCGGCGGAGTCGCCGCCGACACCTCCGACCGGCTGCCGGTGACCGTCGACGACGCCGCCGCCTTCACCGCGCGCTTCGACGGCGGCGCCCTCGGTGTCTTCGAGGCGACCCGTATGGCGACCGGACGCCGCAACGCCAACCGCATCGAGATCAACGGCGACCGCGGTGCGATCGCGTTCGACTTCGAGCGCATGAACGAGCTCGAGGTGTATGATGCCGCCGCCGATGTCGCGCAGGGCTTCCGGCGCGTGCAGGCGACCGAGGCGCAGCATCCATATGCCGGAGCGTGGTGGCCCGCAGGCCACGGGCTCGGCTACGAGCACCTGTTCGCTCACCAGGCCGTCGACTTCGTGCGCGCGGTCGCCGGCGAGATTCCGGTGTCGCCGAGCTTCGCCGACGCGACGCAGGTGCAGCGCGTCCTCGCCGCCGTGGAGCAGAGCGCCGCCCACGACAGCATCCTCACGCCGGTGGCAGCCACCGCGTTTCGACTCGCAAGCTCGCTCAACGAGCGGGATGAAGCAAGCTCGCTCAACGAGCGGGATGAAGAAGGGACCCCCGCATGA
- a CDS encoding Gfo/Idh/MocA family protein gives MTDIGIVGLGVISRQYLDTLLPASSVRIAAVADLDVARAEAAVEGIPGCRALTTGEMLEDRSIRAILNLTIPAAHAEVALAAIAHGKDVYGEKPLAATFADAARITDAAAAAGVRVGGAPDTVLGTGVQTARAAIDGGRIGRAVSASAMWISAGHESWHPQPDFYYREGGGPLLDMGPYYVTSLVQLLGPVTAVSGASSRSRDERVIGSGPRVGERVPVEVDTHLTGILHHASGAISTVTMSFDGVRSTAAPIEVHGVDGSLIVPDPNNFAGDVQLHARGGMWETLEPSAGYVDSGRGIGLLDLVAGDGRASGAMALHVLEIMTALAASAASGVREALTTTVERPSLVPLTAAEVWRSL, from the coding sequence GTGACCGACATCGGAATCGTCGGGCTCGGCGTCATCTCCCGCCAGTACCTCGACACGCTGCTCCCGGCATCGAGCGTGCGCATCGCGGCCGTCGCCGACCTCGACGTGGCCCGCGCCGAGGCCGCTGTCGAGGGCATCCCCGGGTGCCGCGCGCTCACGACCGGCGAGATGCTCGAGGATCGCAGCATCCGTGCCATCCTGAACCTCACGATCCCCGCCGCGCACGCCGAGGTCGCGCTCGCCGCCATCGCGCACGGCAAGGACGTGTACGGCGAGAAGCCGCTCGCGGCGACCTTCGCGGACGCTGCGCGGATCACGGATGCTGCGGCCGCCGCGGGCGTCCGCGTCGGGGGTGCGCCGGACACGGTGCTCGGCACCGGCGTGCAGACGGCGCGGGCGGCGATCGATGGCGGGCGGATCGGGCGAGCGGTGTCGGCGTCGGCGATGTGGATCTCTGCGGGCCACGAGTCGTGGCATCCGCAGCCCGACTTCTACTACCGCGAGGGCGGCGGACCGCTGCTCGACATGGGGCCGTACTACGTGACGTCGCTCGTGCAGCTGCTCGGACCCGTGACCGCGGTGTCGGGTGCGTCGTCGAGGTCGCGCGACGAGCGTGTGATCGGCTCCGGCCCCAGGGTGGGGGAGCGCGTCCCTGTCGAGGTCGACACGCACCTCACAGGCATCCTGCATCACGCATCGGGCGCGATCTCGACCGTGACCATGAGCTTCGACGGCGTGCGCTCGACCGCCGCACCGATCGAGGTGCACGGCGTCGACGGGTCGCTCATCGTTCCCGACCCGAACAACTTCGCCGGCGACGTGCAGCTGCATGCGCGCGGCGGCATGTGGGAGACGCTCGAGCCGTCGGCGGGGTACGTCGACTCCGGGCGCGGCATCGGGCTTCTGGACCTGGTCGCGGGCGACGGGCGTGCGAGCGGCGCCATGGCGCTGCACGTGCTCGAGATCATGACCGCGCTCGCCGCATCGGCCGCTTCGGGTGTGCGCGAGGCGCTGACGACGACGGTGGAGCGGCCGTCGCTCGTGCCCCTGACCGCCGCGGAGGTCTGGAGAAGCCTCTGA
- a CDS encoding cystathionine gamma-synthase: protein MTESTNDRGFETRAVHAGQAFDPTTGAVIPPVHFSTTYAQDGIGGLRQGYEYGRSGNPTRTALETQLAALEGGAHALSFASGLAAEDALLRAALKPGDEVLLGSDVYGGTYRLIARVLGGWGVGVRVVDMSDLDTVRAALEERPARIVWVETPSNPLLRITDIAGLARLGHEAGALVVVDNTFASPALQQPLALGADVVVHSTTKYLGGHSDVVGGALVLNDDTLYGEVKFLQFAVGAVSGPLDAWLTTRGIKTLALRMQRHSENAQEVAEFLSGHGSVARVYYPGLASHPGHELAGRQMSRFGGIVSVALADAASARRFAESTRLFQLAESLGGVESLMNYPDEMTHASVRGTELAVPPEVVRLSVGIESSADLLADLDQALSGL, encoded by the coding sequence ATGACCGAATCCACGAACGACCGCGGCTTCGAGACGCGTGCGGTGCACGCCGGGCAGGCCTTCGACCCGACGACGGGCGCCGTGATCCCCCCGGTGCACTTCTCGACCACGTACGCGCAGGACGGCATCGGCGGGCTGCGCCAGGGGTATGAGTACGGCCGCAGCGGAAACCCGACGCGCACCGCGCTCGAGACGCAGCTGGCCGCCCTCGAGGGCGGCGCGCACGCGCTGTCGTTCGCGTCGGGTCTCGCCGCCGAGGACGCGCTGCTGCGCGCGGCGCTGAAGCCGGGCGACGAGGTGCTGCTCGGAAGCGACGTCTACGGCGGCACCTACCGGCTCATCGCCAGGGTGCTCGGCGGCTGGGGGGTCGGCGTGCGGGTCGTCGACATGAGCGACCTCGACACGGTGCGCGCGGCCCTCGAAGAGCGCCCGGCACGCATCGTGTGGGTCGAGACGCCGAGCAACCCGCTGCTGCGCATCACCGACATCGCCGGGCTCGCGCGCCTGGGCCACGAGGCCGGCGCGCTGGTGGTCGTCGACAACACGTTCGCGTCGCCCGCCCTGCAGCAGCCGCTCGCGCTCGGCGCCGATGTCGTCGTGCACTCGACGACCAAGTACCTCGGCGGGCACTCCGACGTCGTCGGAGGCGCCCTCGTGCTCAACGACGACACGCTGTACGGCGAGGTGAAGTTCCTGCAGTTCGCCGTCGGCGCCGTGTCGGGCCCGCTCGACGCGTGGCTGACGACGCGCGGCATCAAAACGCTGGCGCTGCGCATGCAGCGGCACAGCGAGAACGCGCAGGAGGTCGCGGAGTTCCTGTCGGGCCACGGCTCGGTCGCGCGCGTCTACTACCCCGGGCTCGCCTCGCACCCCGGGCACGAGCTCGCGGGGCGGCAGATGAGCCGGTTCGGCGGGATCGTGTCGGTGGCGCTGGCGGATGCCGCGTCCGCACGTCGCTTCGCCGAGTCGACGCGCCTGTTCCAGCTGGCCGAGTCGCTCGGCGGCGTCGAGTCGCTCATGAACTACCCCGACGAGATGACGCACGCCTCGGTGCGCGGCACCGAGCTCGCCGTCCCGCCGGAGGTCGTTCGCCTCTCCGTCGGCATCGAGTCGTCCGCCGACCTCCTGGCCGACCTCGACCAGGCGCTCTCCGGGCTCTGA
- a CDS encoding beta-glucosidase family protein — MSDNGLRAASERVLALHARMSLDEKLAQLVGYWVDQGNEVVAPMAGEMVTSTRYEDATAHGIGHLTRVYGTRPVEPVARAEWLWAEQRRLREQTRLGIPAIVHEECLTGLAAWKAATFPTPLAWGAAFDPELTEELGAAIGRSMASLGIHQGLAPVLDVIMDPRWGRVDECIAEDPYVVGTIGTAYVKGLQSAGVHATLKHFAGYSASQAGRNHAPVHMGHRRLQDIMLPPFEMAVRDGGVRSVMNSYAEIDGVPVASDPQLLTALLRDEWGFDGTVVADYFSVAFLHALHGVAADLGEAALLALRAGIDVELPTGDAFVEPLRALLDSNVQARADVDRAVLRVLSQKEELGLLDEDFSSPPTQIELDGPELRDLARRTAEESVVLLANDGVLPLAAPRTIALLGPNADAAESLMGCYSFANHVLAHHPGTPLGFAIPTVAEALRTEFRGADIVLEPGCDVEGDDEHGIAAAARAAADAEVAIVVVGDRAGLFGRGTVGEGNDVDDLELPGVQRRLVEAVVATGTPTVVVVVSGRPYAIGWMLDGATAAAAVLQAFFPGEEGGPAIARIISGAVEPSGRLPVSLPRSAGAQPYTYLHPVLGGPTEITSADNTPARPFGFGLTYTSFVRDDLAASDAATDGTITAQVRLSNVGDRSGTDVVQLYARDLVGSVTRPVAQLLAYQRVTLEPGESATVTFSVPTSRLAFTGRDGHRIVEPGAVDLWVGGSCAERDTEARIELLGSVHPITADAPRRATATISALVPDPR, encoded by the coding sequence ATGAGCGACAACGGACTGCGCGCCGCCTCGGAGCGCGTGCTCGCACTGCACGCCCGGATGTCCCTCGACGAGAAGCTCGCGCAGCTCGTCGGGTACTGGGTAGACCAGGGGAACGAGGTCGTCGCGCCGATGGCCGGCGAGATGGTGACCTCGACGCGGTACGAGGACGCCACCGCCCACGGCATCGGACACCTCACGCGCGTCTACGGCACGCGGCCGGTGGAACCGGTCGCCCGAGCCGAGTGGCTCTGGGCGGAGCAGCGACGCCTGCGGGAGCAGACGCGCCTCGGCATTCCCGCCATCGTGCACGAGGAGTGCCTCACCGGGCTCGCCGCGTGGAAGGCGGCGACCTTCCCGACGCCGCTGGCCTGGGGCGCGGCCTTCGACCCCGAACTGACCGAGGAGCTGGGCGCGGCGATAGGCCGCTCCATGGCGTCGCTCGGAATCCACCAGGGCCTCGCACCGGTGCTCGACGTCATCATGGACCCCCGATGGGGTCGTGTCGACGAGTGCATCGCCGAGGACCCCTACGTCGTCGGCACGATCGGCACCGCGTACGTGAAGGGACTGCAGTCGGCCGGCGTCCACGCCACCCTGAAGCACTTCGCGGGGTACTCCGCGTCGCAGGCGGGCCGCAACCACGCGCCCGTGCACATGGGGCATCGGCGGCTGCAGGACATCATGCTCCCGCCTTTCGAGATGGCCGTCCGCGACGGCGGGGTGCGGTCGGTGATGAACTCGTACGCCGAGATCGACGGTGTCCCCGTCGCCTCCGATCCGCAGCTGCTCACCGCACTCCTGCGCGATGAGTGGGGATTCGACGGCACCGTCGTGGCGGACTACTTCTCCGTCGCCTTCCTCCACGCCCTGCACGGGGTCGCGGCGGACCTCGGCGAGGCCGCGCTGCTCGCGCTGCGCGCCGGGATCGATGTGGAGCTGCCGACGGGCGACGCGTTCGTCGAGCCCCTGCGCGCGCTCCTGGACTCGAACGTCCAGGCGCGCGCCGATGTGGACCGCGCCGTGCTGCGCGTGCTCTCGCAGAAGGAGGAGCTGGGCCTGCTCGACGAGGACTTCTCGTCGCCGCCGACCCAGATCGAGCTCGATGGCCCGGAGCTTCGCGATCTCGCCCGGCGGACGGCCGAGGAGTCGGTCGTTCTGCTGGCCAACGACGGTGTGCTCCCACTGGCGGCGCCGCGCACCATCGCCCTCCTCGGCCCCAACGCCGACGCGGCGGAGTCTCTGATGGGCTGCTACTCGTTCGCCAACCATGTGCTCGCACACCACCCGGGCACGCCGCTGGGCTTCGCGATCCCCACGGTCGCGGAGGCGTTGCGCACCGAGTTCCGCGGCGCGGACATCGTGCTCGAACCGGGCTGTGACGTCGAGGGGGACGACGAGCACGGCATCGCGGCCGCCGCCCGCGCGGCGGCCGATGCCGAGGTCGCGATCGTGGTCGTGGGCGATCGCGCCGGCCTGTTCGGACGGGGCACCGTGGGCGAGGGCAACGACGTGGACGACCTGGAGCTGCCCGGTGTCCAGCGCCGGCTCGTCGAGGCCGTGGTCGCCACGGGCACCCCCACCGTCGTGGTCGTCGTCTCCGGCCGCCCGTACGCGATCGGATGGATGCTCGACGGCGCCACTGCTGCGGCTGCGGTGCTGCAGGCCTTCTTCCCCGGGGAGGAAGGCGGACCCGCGATCGCGCGCATCATCTCGGGCGCGGTCGAGCCGTCCGGCCGGCTGCCGGTGTCGCTTCCTCGCTCGGCGGGCGCCCAGCCGTACACGTACCTGCACCCTGTCCTCGGCGGCCCCACCGAGATCACGAGCGCCGACAACACGCCGGCGCGGCCGTTCGGCTTCGGGCTGACGTACACGTCGTTCGTCCGAGATGATCTCGCCGCTTCGGATGCCGCCACCGACGGCACGATCACGGCGCAGGTGCGCCTGTCGAACGTGGGCGACCGTTCGGGCACCGATGTCGTGCAGCTCTACGCGCGGGACCTCGTCGGCTCGGTCACCCGCCCCGTCGCGCAGCTGCTCGCGTATCAGCGTGTCACCCTCGAGCCCGGGGAGTCGGCGACGGTCACCTTCTCGGTGCCGACGTCGCGGCTCGCCTTCACCGGACGCGACGGTCATCGCATCGTCGAGCCCGGCGCGGTGGACCTGTGGGTCGGCGGATCGTGCGCCGAGCGCGACACCGAAGCCCGTATCGAGCTCCTCGGCTCCGTTCACCCGATCACCGCCGACGCGCCTCGGAGGGCGACGGCGACGATCTCGGCCCTGGTCCCCGACCCCCGGTGA
- a CDS encoding ThuA domain-containing protein, which yields MTRTALVVRGGWDGHHPIEATDLFLPFLRSSGFDVTIEDDPEVYADADRMATVDLVLQSVTMSQASHEAIRGLRDAVAAGTGLAGWHGGIADSFRASSDYLQLVGGQFATHPSKHPDEVHGDQTDNYLDYTVELTELGRTHDITAGIDDFPLTTEQYWVLHDDLIDVLATTTHPVQPYHPWHRPIVSPAVWTRDWGQGRVFVSTPGHSLDVLQDANVRTIIERGMLWAAR from the coding sequence ATGACCCGTACCGCCCTCGTCGTCCGCGGCGGATGGGACGGCCACCATCCGATCGAGGCGACCGACCTGTTCCTGCCGTTCCTCCGCTCCAGCGGCTTCGACGTGACCATCGAGGACGACCCCGAGGTGTACGCCGACGCCGACCGCATGGCGACCGTCGACCTCGTGCTGCAGTCCGTCACGATGTCGCAGGCATCGCACGAGGCGATCCGCGGCCTTCGCGACGCCGTCGCGGCGGGCACCGGCCTCGCCGGCTGGCACGGTGGCATCGCCGACTCGTTCCGTGCGAGCTCGGACTACCTCCAGCTCGTGGGCGGCCAGTTCGCGACCCACCCGTCGAAGCACCCCGACGAGGTGCACGGCGACCAGACCGACAACTACCTCGACTACACCGTCGAGCTCACCGAGCTCGGCCGCACGCACGACATCACCGCCGGCATCGATGACTTCCCCCTCACCACCGAGCAGTACTGGGTGCTGCACGACGATCTCATCGACGTGCTGGCGACCACCACGCACCCCGTGCAGCCCTATCACCCGTGGCATCGGCCGATCGTCTCGCCCGCGGTCTGGACGCGGGACTGGGGCCAGGGCCGCGTCTTCGTCTCGACGCCGGGGCACAGCCTCGACGTGCTGCAGGACGCGAACGTCCGCACGATCATCGAACGGGGGATGCTGTGGGCCGCGCGGTGA
- a CDS encoding helix-turn-helix domain-containing protein, protein MPSTASPRALPRQNRGPAAAADNRKALIAAAREVYAEGGLQAPFSAVAKRAGVGQGSLYRHFPDRTALAVAVFEDNVRDLEEYTASPDRTIDDLLDRVVDQAVVSTAFIELITADLSDRRVASLGARFQALVERLVARDRAAGRIGSHVETEDVTLATGMLATELARADPARRRAVARRARALFSAAFAPR, encoded by the coding sequence GTGCCGAGCACCGCATCCCCCCGTGCGCTCCCTCGCCAGAACCGAGGCCCCGCCGCAGCAGCCGACAACCGGAAGGCGTTGATCGCCGCTGCCCGTGAGGTCTATGCCGAAGGCGGCCTGCAGGCCCCCTTCAGCGCCGTCGCCAAGCGCGCCGGCGTCGGGCAAGGAAGCCTGTACCGTCATTTCCCCGACCGAACCGCCCTCGCAGTCGCCGTCTTCGAAGACAATGTGCGCGACCTCGAGGAGTACACGGCGTCGCCCGATCGCACGATCGACGACCTGCTCGACCGCGTGGTCGATCAGGCGGTCGTGTCGACGGCGTTCATCGAGCTCATCACCGCGGATCTCTCCGACCGCCGGGTCGCGTCGCTCGGCGCGCGATTCCAGGCGCTCGTGGAGCGTCTCGTCGCCCGTGACCGGGCCGCCGGGCGCATCGGATCGCATGTCGAGACCGAGGATGTGACCCTCGCGACGGGCATGCTGGCGACCGAGCTGGCCCGTGCCGATCCGGCCCGGCGTCGGGCGGTCGCACGCCGGGCGCGAGCACTGTTCTCGGCGGCGTTCGCACCGCGCTGA
- a CDS encoding SLC13 family permease → MDPVTATLVILGLAVVAFVSNHVPIGVVAIGVALTLFFTGVLTLPQALAGFGDPTVLFIAGLFVVSEALDATGVTAWAGQKVIGRAGTKRSTLLIVIALLVAGLTALISINGAVAALLPLVVVVAARAGIASSRLLMPLAFAASAGSLLLLTGTPVNIIVSEFAASAGGREFGFFEFALVGIPVLLGTVAILLVGGGLVPERTGALMPLDLVRHARLLRQQYSLTLDTGMLLGPETGVTEVVVAPRSPLIGKHVCAGMTTPDGDLVVLAARRGDEQLKGTEFVVQAGDALLLQGAWDDLTRKTNQPGVLAVDDPAQLRRSVPLGKGAKRAIGILLAMILLLATGLVPPAVAALLAACALVLTRTVTVTQAYHSISWTTIVLIAGMIPLSTAFISTGTADLVADGMLSFLGDAGPHVALLALCGLTVVLGQLISNTATVLIVAPIAIAVARSLEVSVQPFMMALAVAGAAAFLTPIATPANLMVMEPAGYRFGDYWKLGLPLVLLFLVTAVWYVPLVWPF, encoded by the coding sequence GTGGACCCTGTCACCGCAACGCTCGTCATCCTGGGGCTCGCGGTGGTCGCCTTCGTGAGCAACCACGTGCCGATCGGCGTCGTGGCGATCGGCGTCGCGCTGACCCTCTTCTTCACCGGCGTGCTGACGTTGCCGCAGGCGCTCGCGGGGTTCGGCGATCCGACCGTCCTCTTCATCGCGGGCCTCTTCGTGGTGAGCGAGGCGCTCGACGCCACCGGCGTCACCGCCTGGGCGGGGCAGAAGGTGATCGGCCGTGCCGGCACGAAGCGCTCGACGCTGCTGATCGTGATCGCGCTCCTCGTCGCGGGACTCACGGCGCTCATCAGCATCAACGGCGCGGTCGCCGCGCTGCTGCCGCTCGTGGTGGTCGTCGCCGCCCGCGCGGGCATCGCCTCGTCGAGGCTCCTCATGCCGCTGGCGTTCGCCGCATCGGCCGGTTCGCTGCTGCTGCTCACCGGCACCCCGGTCAACATCATCGTCTCCGAGTTCGCCGCCTCCGCGGGCGGGCGCGAGTTCGGGTTCTTCGAGTTCGCGCTGGTCGGCATCCCCGTCCTGCTCGGCACCGTCGCGATCCTCCTCGTCGGCGGCGGTCTCGTGCCGGAGCGCACGGGCGCGCTGATGCCGCTCGACCTCGTGCGACACGCGCGTCTGCTGCGCCAGCAGTACTCTCTCACCCTCGACACCGGCATGCTGCTCGGCCCCGAGACGGGCGTCACGGAAGTGGTCGTTGCCCCGCGGTCGCCGCTCATCGGCAAGCACGTGTGCGCCGGCATGACCACACCCGACGGCGACCTGGTGGTGCTCGCGGCGCGTCGCGGCGACGAGCAGCTCAAGGGCACCGAGTTCGTCGTGCAGGCCGGCGACGCCCTCCTGCTGCAGGGCGCGTGGGACGACCTGACGCGCAAGACGAACCAGCCCGGGGTGCTCGCCGTGGACGACCCCGCGCAGCTGCGTCGTTCAGTGCCGCTCGGCAAGGGTGCGAAGCGTGCGATCGGCATCCTGCTCGCGATGATCCTGCTGCTCGCGACCGGGCTGGTCCCCCCTGCGGTGGCCGCGCTGCTGGCCGCGTGCGCCCTCGTGCTCACCCGCACGGTGACGGTGACGCAGGCGTATCACTCGATCTCGTGGACGACCATCGTGCTCATCGCCGGCATGATCCCTCTGTCGACGGCGTTCATCAGCACCGGCACGGCGGACCTCGTGGCGGACGGGATGCTGTCGTTCCTCGGTGACGCGGGGCCGCATGTCGCCCTGCTCGCCCTGTGCGGGCTGACGGTCGTGCTCGGGCAGCTCATCAGCAACACCGCGACGGTGCTCATCGTCGCGCCCATCGCCATCGCGGTCGCGCGGTCGCTCGAGGTCTCGGTGCAACCGTTCATGATGGCGCTGGCGGTCGCGGGTGCGGCGGCGTTCCTGACGCCGATCGCGACGCCCGCGAACCTCATGGTGATGGAGCCGGCCGGGTACCGCTTCGGCGACTACTGGAAGCTCGGCCTGCCGCTCGTGCTGCTCTTCCTCGTGACGGCGGTCTGGTACGTCCCGCTCGTCTGGCCGTTCTGA
- a CDS encoding ATP-dependent DNA ligase: MGRFIYDTNANSVDIDDRTLAHLRIVMMNKLRRSEPFMFDVEIGDGSGRRSFWIHPAVPIQFHFFGSRQPRINRRWVEELMLSASGPSGLSILPEPEEDDARPATEE, translated from the coding sequence ATGGGCCGGTTCATCTACGACACCAACGCCAACTCGGTCGACATCGACGACCGCACGCTGGCGCATCTTCGTATCGTCATGATGAACAAGCTGCGACGCTCCGAGCCGTTCATGTTCGACGTCGAGATCGGCGACGGCAGCGGCCGGCGGAGCTTCTGGATCCACCCCGCAGTGCCGATCCAGTTCCACTTCTTCGGCAGTCGTCAGCCGCGCATCAATCGCCGCTGGGTCGAAGAGCTCATGCTCTCCGCAAGCGGTCCCAGCGGGCTGTCGATCCTGCCTGAGCCCGAAGAGGACGACGCGCGGCCCGCGACCGAGGAGTGA
- a CDS encoding aspartate aminotransferase family protein, with amino-acid sequence MSSTAQSVTRRPARSDAELQQMAKDHLWMHFARQSVMTDGPGVPIIVKGEGHHIWDSQGKRYIDGLAGLFVVAAGHGRKRLAEVAAKQAEQLAFFPIWSYAHPAAIELADRLADYAPGDLNKVFFSTGGGEAVETAFKLAKYYWKIQGQPTKHKVISRSVAYHGTPQGALAITGIPAMKSMFEPVTPGGFRVPNTNFYRADDMGAPSGSLEEFGVWAADRIEEMILFEGPDTVAAVFLEPVQNSGGCFPPPPGYFQRVRQICDKYDVLLVSDEVICAFGRIGHMFACDAYGYVPDMITCAKAMTSGYSPIGATIVSDRIYEPFAHGDRAFYHGYTFGGHPVSAAVALENLDIFEEEGINEHVRENSPLFRSTLERLTDLPIVGDVRGDGYFFGIELVKDKATKETFDDDESERLLRGFLSKALFDAGLYCRADDRGDPVIQLAPPLTIGPNEFDEIEQILRSVLTEAWTRL; translated from the coding sequence ATGTCCAGTACCGCGCAGTCCGTGACCCGACGTCCTGCCCGCAGCGACGCCGAACTGCAGCAGATGGCGAAAGACCACCTGTGGATGCACTTCGCCCGCCAGTCCGTGATGACCGACGGACCGGGTGTGCCGATCATCGTCAAGGGCGAGGGGCACCACATCTGGGACTCGCAGGGCAAGCGGTACATCGACGGCCTGGCCGGCCTTTTCGTCGTGGCTGCGGGCCACGGCCGCAAGCGCCTCGCCGAAGTGGCCGCGAAGCAGGCGGAGCAGCTCGCGTTCTTCCCTATCTGGTCGTACGCGCACCCCGCGGCCATCGAGCTCGCCGACCGCCTCGCCGACTACGCGCCGGGCGACCTCAACAAGGTGTTCTTCTCCACCGGCGGCGGCGAAGCGGTCGAGACCGCGTTCAAACTCGCGAAGTACTACTGGAAGATCCAGGGCCAGCCCACCAAGCACAAGGTGATCTCGCGCTCGGTGGCGTACCACGGCACGCCGCAGGGCGCGCTCGCCATCACCGGCATCCCGGCGATGAAGTCGATGTTCGAGCCGGTCACCCCTGGCGGCTTCCGCGTGCCGAACACGAACTTCTACCGTGCCGACGACATGGGCGCACCCTCGGGCAGCCTCGAGGAGTTCGGCGTCTGGGCGGCCGATCGCATCGAGGAGATGATCCTCTTCGAAGGCCCCGACACCGTCGCTGCGGTCTTCCTCGAGCCCGTGCAGAACTCGGGCGGCTGCTTCCCCCCGCCCCCCGGCTACTTCCAGCGCGTGCGCCAGATCTGCGACAAGTACGACGTGCTGCTCGTCTCCGACGAGGTCATCTGCGCGTTCGGGCGCATCGGCCACATGTTCGCGTGCGACGCCTACGGGTACGTCCCCGACATGATCACGTGCGCGAAGGCCATGACCAGCGGCTACTCGCCGATCGGCGCCACCATCGTGAGCGACAGGATCTACGAGCCGTTCGCCCACGGCGACCGCGCGTTCTACCACGGGTACACCTTCGGCGGTCACCCGGTCTCGGCTGCGGTCGCGCTCGAGAACCTCGACATCTTCGAGGAGGAGGGCATCAACGAGCACGTGCGCGAGAACTCGCCGCTCTTCCGCTCGACCCTCGAGAGGCTCACCGACCTCCCCATCGTCGGCGACGTGCGCGGCGACGGGTACTTCTTCGGCATCGAGCTCGTCAAGGACAAGGCGACGAAGGAGACGTTCGACGACGACGAGTCCGAACGGCTGCTTCGCGGGTTCCTGTCGAAGGCACTGTTCGACGCCGGACTGTACTGCCGCGCCGATGACCGCGGCGACCCCGTCATCCAGCTCGCGCCGCCGCTCACGATCGGGCCGAACGAGTTCGACGAGATCGAGCAGATCCTGCGCAGCGTCCTCACGGAGGCGTGGACGCGACTCTGA